In Nocardioides sp., the following proteins share a genomic window:
- a CDS encoding inorganic diphosphatase — MSLEFDVLVEIPKGSRNKYEVDHETGRIRLDRTLFTATQYPADYGYIEDTLGQDGDPLDALVLLTGEPTFPGCLIRCRAIGMYRMTDEAGGDDKVLCVPATDPRQEHMRDINHLPKFDRLEIEHFFTVYKDLEPGKSVEGANWVGRTEAEAEVRASFERFKTEGHQDDLKNSADDSLGEAH, encoded by the coding sequence GTGTCGCTCGAGTTCGATGTCCTGGTCGAGATCCCCAAGGGGAGCCGCAACAAGTACGAGGTCGACCACGAGACGGGCCGCATCCGACTCGACCGCACCCTGTTCACCGCGACGCAGTACCCCGCGGACTACGGCTACATCGAGGACACGCTCGGGCAGGACGGCGACCCGCTCGACGCGCTGGTGCTGCTGACCGGCGAGCCGACCTTCCCCGGTTGTCTGATCCGCTGCCGTGCGATCGGCATGTATCGGATGACCGACGAGGCCGGCGGCGACGACAAGGTGCTGTGCGTGCCCGCGACAGACCCGCGCCAAGAGCACATGCGCGACATCAACCACCTGCCGAAGTTCGACCGGCTGGAGATCGAGCACTTCTTCACCGTCTACAAGGACCTGGAGCCCGGCAAGTCCGTCGAGGGCGCCAACTGGGTCGGGCGTACGGAAGCCGAGGCCGAGGTGCGCGCCTCATTCGAGCGCTTCAAGACCGAGGGCCACCAGGACGACCTGAAAAACTCCGCCGACGACTCACTCGGCGAAGCTCACTGA
- the dacB gene encoding D-alanyl-D-alanine carboxypeptidase/D-alanyl-D-alanine-endopeptidase, producing MRRVLALLLVLLAVGIGVEEYALGYGRAYVQDRWLGPDPLSEPAAVPAPEGLSLSPVPTPSVVAAAVDLTAVPQKRRVRRAVTPLLGDEDLGERVSVAVEGLDGTPLLRSGVRAFIPASTTKLVTSAAALQVLGGDHTFTTRVVLRGKRLFLVGGGDPFLASRPPKPSDEAYPARADLRTLARSVAEALAARGVGAVRLSYDDSLFSGPAGSAGWEPDYLTDDIVTPISALWVDQGLEDDGWHRADDPAAQAGDVFARHLRKSGIAIRGDVSARAAPGEAEELAVATSAPLDEIVERVLDVSNNEGAEVLLHHVGLVVAGEGSFAAGVASVKSTLKEMGVRTSGLRLWDGSGLARKNRMQAETLLDVLRLGISDDSLRPLITGLPVAGFTGSLTDRFAEAPLGGRGTVRAKTGTLTGVSALAGIATDADGSSMIFVAAADRVAVEDTLDARAALDDLVGALGACACGRAG from the coding sequence ATGCGTCGCGTGCTCGCGCTGCTGCTCGTCCTTCTGGCTGTCGGCATCGGCGTGGAGGAGTACGCCCTGGGCTACGGCCGCGCGTACGTCCAGGATCGCTGGCTGGGGCCCGACCCCCTCAGCGAGCCTGCCGCGGTGCCTGCCCCCGAAGGGCTCTCCCTGTCGCCGGTCCCGACACCCAGCGTGGTGGCTGCGGCGGTGGACCTGACGGCGGTGCCCCAGAAGCGCCGGGTGCGGCGGGCGGTGACCCCACTGCTGGGTGATGAGGATCTCGGTGAGCGGGTGAGCGTCGCCGTCGAGGGGCTGGACGGGACCCCTCTGCTGCGCTCGGGCGTACGTGCTTTCATCCCGGCCTCGACCACCAAACTCGTCACTTCCGCCGCGGCGCTGCAGGTGCTCGGCGGCGACCACACGTTCACCACCCGGGTGGTGCTGCGTGGCAAGAGGCTGTTCCTGGTCGGTGGCGGCGACCCGTTCCTGGCCTCGCGCCCGCCCAAGCCCAGCGACGAGGCGTATCCCGCGCGGGCCGACCTGCGTACGCTCGCCCGTTCGGTCGCCGAGGCCCTCGCTGCACGCGGGGTCGGCGCGGTCCGGCTTTCGTACGACGACTCTCTGTTCTCGGGCCCGGCCGGGTCCGCGGGCTGGGAGCCCGACTACCTGACCGACGACATCGTCACGCCGATCAGCGCGCTCTGGGTGGATCAAGGACTTGAGGACGACGGGTGGCATCGGGCGGACGACCCGGCCGCCCAGGCGGGCGATGTCTTCGCGCGACACCTGCGCAAGTCCGGCATCGCCATTCGCGGGGACGTCTCGGCGCGCGCAGCGCCAGGCGAGGCGGAGGAGTTGGCGGTGGCCACCAGCGCACCGCTGGACGAGATCGTGGAGCGGGTGCTCGACGTCAGCAACAACGAGGGCGCCGAGGTGTTGTTGCACCACGTGGGGCTCGTGGTCGCCGGCGAGGGTTCGTTCGCCGCAGGCGTCGCGTCGGTGAAGTCGACCCTGAAAGAGATGGGCGTACGCACGTCCGGTCTTCGGTTGTGGGACGGCTCCGGGTTGGCTCGCAAGAACCGGATGCAGGCCGAGACTCTGTTGGACGTGTTGCGCCTGGGCATCAGCGATGACAGCCTCCGGCCCCTGATTACGGGCCTGCCGGTCGCGGGCTTTACCGGGTCCCTGACCGACCGGTTCGCCGAGGCGCCGCTGGGTGGCCGAGGCACCGTACGCGCCAAGACCGGCACCCTGACCGGCGTCTCGGCGTTGGCTGGCATCGCGACGGATGCGGACGGATCCTCGATGATCTTCGTCGCGGCAGCGGACCGGGTTGCCGTCGAGGACACCCTCGATGCGCGTGCGGCGCTCGATGATCTGGTGGGGGCGCTCGGCGCCTGCGCATGCGGACGCGCTGGCTAA
- a CDS encoding zinc-dependent metalloprotease, translated as MSELIDWSTAVEVGARIAGDGPEVSAAEATAVVAQLREGAARSTGLVRDFTGLVAQNHDAPLLVVDRRGWIQANAESFSVLMDPVVEKMLATKSAPSGIGAKIGSKVTGAEFGLIMGFLSGKVLGQFDPFTRAGRLLLVAPNIVHVERELDVDPDDFRLWVCLHEETHRVQFTAVPWMRDHLHDLIGEVIGALEPSAMLDDLVKRVSEGVREGKPISDLFRTPEQQAVIDKITGVMSLLEGHADVVMDGVGPSVIPSVAEIRRKFTARRSGVGLLDKLLRRVLGLDAKMAQYRDGAKFVRRVVDKAGMAEFNAVFAGPESLPSKEEIHDPDAWISRVLST; from the coding sequence ATGAGTGAGTTGATCGACTGGTCCACTGCGGTGGAGGTCGGCGCGCGGATCGCCGGGGACGGGCCCGAGGTCAGTGCCGCGGAGGCGACCGCGGTGGTCGCGCAGTTGCGCGAGGGCGCAGCGAGGTCGACCGGACTCGTACGCGACTTCACCGGCCTGGTGGCCCAGAACCACGACGCGCCGCTGCTCGTGGTCGACCGCCGCGGCTGGATCCAGGCCAACGCCGAGTCCTTCTCCGTCCTGATGGACCCGGTCGTGGAGAAGATGCTGGCCACCAAAAGTGCCCCCTCCGGGATCGGCGCCAAGATCGGCTCCAAGGTCACCGGCGCCGAGTTCGGCCTGATCATGGGCTTCTTGTCGGGCAAGGTGCTGGGTCAGTTCGATCCCTTCACCAGGGCCGGTCGGCTCCTGCTCGTCGCACCCAACATCGTGCACGTCGAAAGAGAACTCGATGTCGATCCGGACGACTTCAGGCTCTGGGTGTGTCTGCACGAAGAGACCCACCGGGTGCAGTTCACGGCCGTACCGTGGATGCGCGATCACCTGCATGACCTGATCGGCGAGGTCATCGGGGCGCTCGAACCTTCGGCCATGCTCGACGATCTGGTCAAGCGGGTCTCCGAGGGCGTACGCGAGGGCAAACCGATCAGCGACCTCTTCCGCACCCCCGAGCAGCAGGCCGTGATCGACAAGATCACCGGCGTGATGAGTCTGCTGGAGGGCCATGCCGACGTGGTCATGGACGGCGTCGGTCCGAGCGTGATCCCGTCGGTGGCCGAGATCCGCCGCAAGTTCACCGCCCGTCGCAGTGGCGTCGGCCTGCTGGACAAACTGTTGCGCCGAGTGCTCGGCCTCGACGCCAAGATGGCGCAATACCGCGACGGCGCGAAGTTCGTCCGCCGTGTCGTCGACAAGGCGGGGATGGCCGAGTTCAACGCCGTATTCGCCGGGCCGGAGAGCCTGCCGTCCAAGGAAGAAATCCACGATCCGGACGCGTGGATCTCTCGAGTCTTGTCCACCTGA